One window of the Posidoniimonas polymericola genome contains the following:
- a CDS encoding PEP-CTERM sorting domain-containing protein: MKPLVASFLIALCTAATAPAVTVFLGSSPTDPTATGPLTMGVGDTAELYIWVTRVAGIKVTGASFDIVATPNGTLQATDISIANPVVFGRPAWDGIKQGDLNTNGHLVDGSLAVAVISFGLGINLEGFYRDPRNFGANLNHGVLSIEALAPGTTSVYAAPNAVNPFTVWGQGAVAFDAPAFSITVTPEPATAGLAGLALAALGSRRRR; this comes from the coding sequence ATGAAGCCCCTCGTTGCGTCGTTTCTGATTGCCCTCTGCACCGCAGCGACAGCGCCCGCCGTCACCGTGTTCCTCGGCAGCAGCCCTACCGATCCTACGGCCACCGGTCCGCTTACGATGGGAGTTGGTGACACCGCTGAGCTGTACATCTGGGTCACGCGCGTCGCTGGAATAAAGGTCACTGGCGCCTCGTTCGACATCGTCGCGACGCCTAACGGCACGCTCCAGGCGACAGACATCAGCATCGCCAACCCAGTTGTGTTTGGGCGACCCGCGTGGGATGGCATCAAGCAGGGCGATCTCAACACCAACGGCCACCTCGTCGACGGATCGTTGGCGGTCGCTGTAATTTCGTTTGGCCTCGGCATAAACCTCGAAGGCTTTTACCGCGACCCCCGCAATTTTGGCGCCAACTTAAACCACGGCGTCCTCTCGATTGAGGCACTGGCGCCCGGCACCACCTCGGTCTACGCTGCCCCCAATGCCGTCAACCCGTTTACGGTTTGGGGTCAGGGCGCGGTGGCGTTTGACGCGCCGGCCTTCTCGATCACCGTCACCCCCGAGCCCGCCACAGCGGGCCTGGCCGGATTGGCGCTCGCCGCCCTCGGCTCGCGCCGCCGCCGGTAG
- a CDS encoding CvpA family protein: MFIAIVAVVFFAGFAMTVREGLWHNLLLLCHMILASVVAFGFYQPLTVWADEAAGGEYTYILDLMVFWGLFALTVTVLKTLGTTLSPVQVKFLHPLEKYAGPAFGLFCGLTLASIAAVSIHLAALPKDTMGGAILHDGGSADSPSLITTSPDLAFLAAAEIFTDPNGLGDGGDFEPGPWVEDYAARRERFEGVMGAAKAAWELKVKRGGAR, from the coding sequence ATGTTCATTGCGATTGTCGCCGTTGTCTTCTTCGCCGGGTTCGCGATGACCGTCCGCGAGGGCCTGTGGCACAACCTGCTGCTGCTCTGCCACATGATCCTGGCCAGCGTGGTCGCATTTGGCTTCTACCAGCCGCTAACCGTCTGGGCCGACGAGGCCGCTGGGGGCGAGTACACGTATATTCTTGACCTGATGGTGTTCTGGGGCCTGTTCGCCCTCACAGTGACGGTCCTCAAGACCCTTGGGACCACGCTGTCGCCAGTACAGGTCAAGTTCCTGCACCCGCTGGAGAAGTACGCCGGGCCCGCCTTCGGCCTGTTCTGCGGGCTGACGTTGGCCTCGATCGCGGCGGTCTCGATCCACCTCGCGGCCCTCCCCAAGGACACCATGGGAGGCGCGATCCTCCACGACGGCGGGTCCGCCGATAGCCCGTCGCTGATCACCACCTCGCCTGACTTGGCGTTCCTGGCCGCCGCCGAGATCTTCACCGACCCCAACGGCCTGGGCGACGGTGGCGACTTCGAGCCCGGCCCTTGGGTCGAAGACTACGCCGCCCGCCGCGAGCGGTTTGAGGGCGTGATGGGAGCCGCCAAGGCCGCCTGGGAACTCAAGGTCAAACGCGGGGGAGCCCGCTAG
- a CDS encoding PEP-CTERM sorting domain-containing protein (PEP-CTERM proteins occur, often in large numbers, in the proteomes of bacteria that also encode an exosortase, a predicted intramembrane cysteine proteinase. The presence of a PEP-CTERM domain at a protein's C-terminus predicts cleavage within the sorting domain, followed by covalent anchoring to some some component of the (usually Gram-negative) cell surface. Many PEP-CTERM proteins exhibit an unusual sequence composition that includes large numbers of potential glycosylation sites. Expression of one such protein has been shown restore the ability of a bacterium to form floc, a type of biofilm.), with amino-acid sequence MKPLVASFLIVLCTAATAPALSVFLSSSATDPSAVDPLIVPENSTADLYVWIRPDAGTKITTAAFDLFAGPWGGLTATGFQVQNPVVEGAAAWQGGIQSGDLPIYGSHIVDGSISVAGDSLGIDASLIGTGLDSREVDGAFLHGVLSLETNSWHAESVITALPSEAAFVVDGQETTSFDNPTFEICTVECVAGWMKGDTNIDGVFNTLDIDPFVQTLTAPEDWKSSHPGVPMEAVADFNLDGKVNTLDIDPFVTIPDHGVRRMAPEPATFALSALAIAGAGGLCRRRSTSGHR; translated from the coding sequence ATGAAGCCCCTCGTTGCGTCGTTTCTGATTGTCCTCTGCACCGCAGCGACAGCGCCCGCCCTTTCTGTGTTCCTCAGCAGCAGCGCAACCGACCCCAGCGCTGTCGATCCGCTGATTGTGCCGGAGAACAGCACGGCCGACCTATACGTCTGGATCCGCCCCGACGCCGGGACCAAGATCACGACCGCGGCGTTCGATCTCTTCGCAGGGCCATGGGGCGGACTGACGGCTACTGGCTTCCAGGTTCAGAACCCCGTCGTCGAGGGCGCCGCCGCCTGGCAGGGCGGGATTCAATCGGGCGACCTGCCAATCTATGGTTCTCACATTGTGGATGGTTCGATCTCGGTTGCGGGTGACTCTCTCGGCATTGACGCCTCGCTGATCGGCACGGGCCTGGACTCCCGCGAGGTCGATGGCGCGTTTCTGCACGGAGTACTCTCGCTCGAGACCAATTCCTGGCATGCAGAATCCGTGATCACCGCCCTCCCCTCCGAAGCTGCGTTCGTTGTGGACGGCCAAGAGACCACCTCCTTCGATAACCCGACGTTCGAAATCTGTACCGTGGAGTGCGTTGCGGGCTGGATGAAGGGCGACACAAATATCGACGGAGTATTTAATACCCTCGATATTGACCCGTTCGTCCAAACGCTGACGGCCCCGGAGGATTGGAAATCAAGCCACCCTGGCGTTCCGATGGAAGCAGTTGCAGACTTCAACCTCGACGGCAAGGTCAACACTCTCGACATTGACCCGTTTGTCACCATCCCCGACCACGGCGTGCGTCGTATGGCGCCGGAGCCCGCCACATTCGCCTTGTCAGCACTCGCCATCGCCGGCGCCGGAGGCCTATGCCGGCGACGTTCGACGTCTGGCCACAGGTAA
- a CDS encoding PEP-CTERM sorting domain-containing protein (PEP-CTERM proteins occur, often in large numbers, in the proteomes of bacteria that also encode an exosortase, a predicted intramembrane cysteine proteinase. The presence of a PEP-CTERM domain at a protein's C-terminus predicts cleavage within the sorting domain, followed by covalent anchoring to some some component of the (usually Gram-negative) cell surface. Many PEP-CTERM proteins exhibit an unusual sequence composition that includes large numbers of potential glycosylation sites. Expression of one such protein has been shown restore the ability of a bacterium to form floc, a type of biofilm.) → MKGLIAAFVVFTWATQALALSVFLSSSATDPGAVDPLIMPLNSTADLYVWIRPDAGTQITTAAMDIGTSYGWALEVAGFEIETPDVLGTSVWQGGVQDGVVDGYWRLVDDSVALAGGGVGIDASLIGSGQDPREFDGAFLHGVLSVQSSNWSVQSNVYPATAGLPFVVDGAEVLQFQRDGLTVCTGACVAPPLLGDTNLDGVFNTIDIDPFVQTLTAPAVWKAAHPGVPMEAVADMNEDGVVNTLDIAKWTEGFVYGESPVATSSAPEPATIALSALAIAGAACLCRRRSHSRHR, encoded by the coding sequence ATGAAAGGGCTCATCGCGGCGTTCGTTGTCTTTACATGGGCTACCCAAGCCCTGGCGCTCAGCGTGTTCCTCAGCAGCAGCGCGACCGACCCGGGTGCGGTCGACCCGCTGATCATGCCGCTCAACAGCACGGCCGACCTCTACGTCTGGATCCGACCTGACGCGGGCACGCAGATCACGACCGCGGCGATGGATATCGGCACGTCGTACGGTTGGGCTCTCGAAGTCGCCGGGTTTGAGATCGAAACCCCCGATGTGTTAGGCACTTCCGTATGGCAGGGTGGCGTGCAGGACGGCGTGGTGGACGGGTATTGGCGGCTCGTCGATGATTCGGTAGCCCTCGCTGGCGGCGGCGTCGGAATCGACGCCAGCCTAATCGGCAGCGGCCAAGACCCGCGCGAATTCGACGGGGCGTTCCTGCACGGCGTGTTGTCGGTGCAATCGTCTAACTGGTCCGTGCAATCCAATGTGTACCCCGCGACCGCGGGCCTCCCGTTTGTTGTCGACGGCGCAGAGGTTCTGCAGTTTCAAAGGGACGGTTTGACCGTTTGCACCGGCGCGTGCGTAGCTCCGCCACTTCTGGGCGACACCAACCTCGACGGAGTATTCAACACCATCGATATCGACCCGTTCGTCCAAACTCTGACGGCGCCGGCAGTGTGGAAAGCAGCCCACCCCGGCGTGCCGATGGAAGCCGTGGCCGACATGAATGAAGATGGCGTTGTTAATACCCTGGATATTGCCAAGTGGACTGAAGGGTTCGTCTACGGAGAATCGCCCGTCGCCACGTCGTCGGCGCCCGAGCCCGCCACGATAGCCTTGTCAGCACTCGCCATCGCCGGCGCCGCTTGCCTCTGCCGGCGACGTTCGCATTCTCGCCACAGGTAA
- a CDS encoding PEP-CTERM sorting domain-containing protein (PEP-CTERM proteins occur, often in large numbers, in the proteomes of bacteria that also encode an exosortase, a predicted intramembrane cysteine proteinase. The presence of a PEP-CTERM domain at a protein's C-terminus predicts cleavage within the sorting domain, followed by covalent anchoring to some some component of the (usually Gram-negative) cell surface. Many PEP-CTERM proteins exhibit an unusual sequence composition that includes large numbers of potential glycosylation sites. Expression of one such protein has been shown restore the ability of a bacterium to form floc, a type of biofilm.): MSFKKISLAAVAALCLPAAQAFAVPSLSLIDNGGGSATLQVTLDAAGAIGAEISLEATGGLTLTAASIADAVAFDEANPGDNPFIAGSPVGGDAVGLDLTDIASGMVFASFGGPGTAAGTYNFLDLTYTGTGALDAEGYVAQLGVLGDLLTAPTLNIGGGLVGDTNDDGVVNTLDIDPFVQALTDPAGYDAIYPGIRVDRADTNFDLAVNTLDIDPFVALITGGAATAAPEPAATMLLLTGLVGLARGRRRC, encoded by the coding sequence ATGTCCTTCAAGAAGATTTCCCTGGCGGCCGTAGCTGCCCTATGCCTGCCGGCCGCCCAAGCCTTTGCAGTCCCGTCGCTCTCGCTGATTGACAACGGCGGTGGCTCGGCCACCCTGCAGGTCACGCTCGACGCCGCTGGCGCCATCGGGGCCGAGATCTCCCTCGAGGCCACCGGGGGCCTGACGCTCACCGCTGCCTCGATCGCCGACGCGGTTGCCTTCGACGAAGCCAACCCCGGCGACAACCCGTTCATCGCTGGCAGCCCGGTCGGTGGTGACGCCGTCGGCCTCGACCTGACCGACATTGCCAGCGGCATGGTGTTCGCTTCCTTCGGTGGCCCCGGCACCGCGGCCGGCACCTACAACTTCCTCGACCTCACCTACACCGGCACCGGTGCCCTCGACGCCGAAGGCTATGTGGCCCAGCTCGGCGTGCTCGGCGACCTGCTGACCGCCCCGACCCTGAATATCGGTGGTGGTTTGGTCGGCGACACCAACGACGACGGCGTGGTCAACACGCTTGACATTGACCCGTTCGTGCAGGCCCTAACCGACCCGGCCGGCTACGATGCCATCTACCCCGGCATCCGCGTTGATCGTGCCGACACCAACTTCGACCTGGCGGTCAACACGCTTGACATCGACCCGTTCGTGGCTCTGATCACCGGTGGCGCCGCCACTGCCGCTCCGGAGCCCGCCGCTACGATGCTGCTGCTGACCGGCTTGGTTGGCTTGGCCCGTGGCCGCCGTCGCTGCTAA
- a CDS encoding PEP-CTERM sorting domain-containing protein has product MKSFFALLIVAAFAANASAVSIFLGTSATDPSATDLPEMRIGDTAELYIWITPDAGTKINGASFDILADPGGVVGATDISVLNPNVFGVPAWQGSVKLGDLGSDTMLVNGTLAVAVTSQGINQQLNGFGADPRNFAGSWNYGSLSIEALAGGTTNLYAAANATNPFTVEGQGGVQFDAPTFAVNVVGIPEPATMGLAGLAIAGVLGFRRRR; this is encoded by the coding sequence ATGAAGAGCTTCTTTGCACTACTGATCGTCGCCGCTTTTGCCGCCAATGCCTCGGCTGTAAGCATTTTCCTCGGCACCAGCGCTACGGACCCGTCGGCCACTGATCTGCCCGAAATGAGGATTGGCGACACCGCCGAGCTGTACATCTGGATTACCCCAGATGCCGGCACCAAGATCAACGGCGCCTCGTTCGACATCCTCGCCGATCCGGGTGGAGTTGTTGGCGCCACCGACATCAGCGTTCTGAACCCCAACGTATTCGGCGTGCCGGCTTGGCAGGGCTCGGTGAAGTTGGGTGACCTTGGCTCGGACACCATGCTTGTCAATGGCACGCTGGCTGTCGCTGTTACCTCCCAGGGCATCAACCAGCAGCTCAACGGCTTCGGCGCCGACCCGCGTAACTTTGCCGGCAGCTGGAACTACGGTTCGCTGTCGATTGAGGCTCTCGCCGGTGGTACGACTAACCTTTACGCCGCCGCCAACGCCACCAACCCGTTCACGGTTGAAGGCCAGGGCGGTGTACAGTTCGATGCCCCGACCTTCGCGGTCAACGTGGTTGGCATCCCCGAGCCGGCCACCATGGGCCTGGCCGGCCTGGCCATCGCCGGCGTCCTCGGCTTCCGCCGTCGTCGCTAA
- a CDS encoding multiheme c-type cytochrome: MATPRPNSSPPILVGLLVAAGLLVGARAVQLASRDLARPAQPDTTAAVAPTMAAEPTSVAAASASAPPTSRPSIASAPTPAESPAPTVRRLPPDPELRAMIGAACPHALDLFDREGLAPPPVASQQTDAMPSPQREPIRVAMRATEQPVRSLRVAQNTDRGDWLVPPGDWFVPEDKEANGGAAAEPAADKAPAESSAGAPVEAPNDGPAVTIAPPAAQPPATAPLAATPPDPDALEADAIELAPPATAEPRNNQPPAAPGPTKIAESPAPAGGSAEPPAAPSVDSRLWTPDAIEGPDLGFGGEPASPSDAGPPVVPKPTPPTKPEPPTRPAPSIERSEQPLPPQQPSAPPVAPAKPGRSLFDAPRSALPAPIKQPIEQPAKQPEGMPQRSQRAVDPLPQPSKPVEVVPKPAQPQPTQQRAAAPRRVMSSDGGGMQPREQRPITPEPVFAAPAPRLPAAASASGAAHGAPHSVPSAAGGAATDSKLSSIGAHRELFAKNCYPSAQECGECHKQLYDEWRVSSHAYAFVSPMFQKFEQKITDLSQGTVGYFCYRCHSPVGTALGENRATPLWEMPKVAREGVTCIACHRINERYTKANGERRIVPGDIYAPVYGGIGGDGVAAAIAKADHYKVKTSPDQKGAGQPIHLEGRYFDQLSKAEFCTSCHQVAVHPGIKLEVVWEQYRQSPACKKGVTCQDCHMGLKPGEASGYEIGPIAEVGGKAVNKQRKHANHMFYGPNYSISHPGVFPHNKDAERWTMQQWLKFNWRAGWGTDDFEDALDDGKLVAHFPPEWQEADDRFDAREVIDDNLKALEKKNAKRREIMTDHMHVAGPYFKHEPARGAPIRLYYDVTNLNEGHNVLTASLGAQPQLWANVVLIGPNGDRLWESGYTDSDGDLCDIHSRDVQLNRAPFDHQLFNLQTMFLITGATGTDREMPLPVNVDIDQLPFLRPGANPITTMNHPPFIRMESRSIAPLGTKRVHYKIPKELIQAPGKYRLSFRLRNRIEPIWFMRFCEATDDMVRMMNEGILDMHHRSVEFYVR; this comes from the coding sequence TTGGCGACACCCCGCCCGAACTCGTCCCCGCCGATCCTGGTAGGCCTGCTCGTCGCAGCCGGCCTGCTGGTGGGCGCCCGCGCGGTGCAGCTCGCCTCGCGTGACCTGGCTCGGCCGGCGCAGCCCGACACGACGGCCGCGGTCGCTCCAACGATGGCCGCCGAACCAACCTCGGTTGCGGCAGCATCTGCCTCTGCTCCACCGACTAGCCGCCCCTCTATCGCTTCTGCTCCCACTCCGGCCGAGTCTCCTGCCCCAACGGTCCGCCGGCTGCCGCCCGACCCGGAGCTCCGGGCGATGATCGGCGCCGCGTGTCCCCACGCGCTCGACCTGTTCGACCGCGAAGGCCTGGCGCCGCCGCCGGTCGCCAGCCAGCAAACCGACGCGATGCCGAGCCCGCAACGCGAACCGATCCGCGTCGCGATGCGCGCGACCGAGCAGCCGGTTCGCTCGCTGCGTGTCGCCCAGAACACGGACCGCGGCGATTGGCTGGTGCCACCGGGCGACTGGTTCGTGCCCGAGGACAAGGAGGCTAACGGCGGGGCGGCCGCCGAGCCGGCCGCCGACAAAGCTCCCGCCGAGTCTTCTGCGGGAGCACCGGTGGAGGCCCCCAACGACGGGCCCGCCGTGACCATCGCGCCGCCGGCTGCCCAACCACCTGCTACCGCCCCGTTGGCGGCAACTCCCCCTGACCCAGATGCGCTGGAGGCCGACGCGATTGAACTCGCCCCGCCTGCCACCGCCGAGCCTCGCAACAATCAGCCGCCGGCCGCCCCCGGGCCCACCAAGATCGCCGAGTCCCCCGCTCCGGCCGGGGGGTCCGCGGAACCGCCCGCCGCCCCCAGCGTCGACTCGCGGCTGTGGACTCCCGACGCCATCGAGGGGCCGGACTTGGGCTTCGGCGGCGAGCCCGCGTCGCCCTCGGACGCCGGACCGCCGGTCGTGCCCAAACCGACCCCACCCACCAAGCCCGAACCGCCGACGCGTCCCGCGCCTTCGATTGAGCGGAGCGAGCAGCCCCTGCCACCGCAGCAACCGTCGGCGCCACCGGTCGCTCCCGCAAAGCCGGGTCGGTCGCTGTTCGACGCGCCGCGATCGGCTCTGCCGGCGCCAATAAAGCAGCCCATAGAGCAACCGGCGAAGCAGCCCGAGGGGATGCCGCAGCGGTCCCAGCGGGCGGTCGATCCGCTCCCGCAGCCGAGCAAGCCCGTCGAAGTGGTTCCCAAGCCGGCGCAGCCGCAACCAACTCAGCAACGCGCGGCGGCGCCGCGGCGCGTCATGAGCAGCGATGGCGGTGGGATGCAGCCGCGTGAGCAGCGGCCGATTACTCCGGAGCCGGTGTTCGCGGCGCCGGCGCCCAGGCTGCCTGCTGCCGCGTCGGCTAGCGGCGCCGCCCACGGAGCGCCGCACTCGGTCCCCTCGGCCGCCGGCGGCGCGGCGACCGACAGCAAGCTGAGCTCGATCGGGGCCCACCGCGAGCTGTTCGCCAAGAACTGCTACCCGTCGGCCCAGGAGTGCGGCGAGTGCCACAAGCAGCTGTACGACGAGTGGCGGGTGTCGAGCCACGCGTACGCGTTTGTCTCGCCGATGTTCCAGAAGTTCGAGCAGAAGATCACCGACCTCAGCCAGGGCACGGTGGGCTACTTCTGCTACCGCTGCCACTCGCCGGTCGGCACCGCACTGGGCGAGAACCGCGCGACCCCGCTGTGGGAAATGCCGAAGGTCGCCCGCGAGGGCGTGACCTGCATCGCCTGCCACCGCATCAACGAGCGTTACACCAAGGCGAACGGCGAGCGGCGGATCGTGCCGGGCGACATCTACGCGCCCGTGTACGGCGGCATTGGCGGCGACGGCGTGGCGGCGGCGATCGCCAAGGCGGACCACTACAAGGTGAAGACCTCGCCCGACCAGAAGGGCGCGGGGCAGCCGATCCACCTCGAGGGCCGGTACTTCGACCAGCTCTCCAAGGCCGAGTTCTGCACCTCGTGCCACCAGGTGGCGGTGCACCCCGGCATCAAGCTCGAGGTGGTGTGGGAGCAGTATCGCCAGTCGCCCGCGTGCAAGAAGGGCGTCACGTGCCAGGACTGCCACATGGGCCTGAAGCCGGGCGAGGCCTCGGGCTACGAGATCGGCCCCATCGCCGAGGTCGGCGGCAAGGCCGTCAACAAGCAGCGCAAGCACGCCAACCACATGTTCTACGGGCCGAACTACTCGATCAGCCACCCCGGCGTGTTCCCCCACAACAAGGACGCCGAGCGGTGGACGATGCAGCAGTGGCTGAAGTTCAACTGGCGGGCCGGCTGGGGCACTGACGACTTTGAGGACGCGCTGGACGACGGCAAGCTGGTCGCGCACTTCCCGCCGGAGTGGCAGGAGGCCGACGACCGCTTCGACGCCCGCGAGGTGATCGACGACAACCTCAAGGCGCTCGAGAAGAAGAACGCGAAGCGCCGCGAGATCATGACGGACCACATGCACGTCGCCGGCCCTTACTTCAAGCACGAGCCGGCCCGCGGGGCCCCGATCCGCCTGTACTACGACGTCACCAACCTCAACGAGGGGCACAACGTGCTGACCGCATCGCTCGGCGCGCAGCCGCAATTGTGGGCCAACGTGGTGCTGATCGGCCCGAACGGCGACCGCCTCTGGGAGTCGGGCTACACCGACTCCGACGGCGACCTGTGCGACATCCACTCGCGCGACGTGCAGCTCAACCGGGCGCCGTTCGACCACCAGTTGTTCAACCTGCAGACGATGTTCCTGATCACCGGCGCCACCGGCACCGACCGCGAGATGCCGCTGCCGGTCAACGTCGACATCGACCAGCTGCCGTTCCTCCGCCCCGGCGCCAACCCGATCACGACGATGAATCACCCGCCGTTCATCCGCATGGAGAGCCGCTCGATCGCCCCACTCGGCACGAAACGCGTGCACTACAAGATCCCCAAAGAGCTGATCCAGGCGCCCGGCAAGTACCGCTTGTCGTTCCGCCTTCGGAACCGCATCGAGCCAATCTGGTTCATGCGTTTCTGCGAGGCGACCGACGACATGGTCCGGATGATGAACGAAGGAATCTTGGACATGCACCACCGGTCGGTTGAGTTCTATGTGAGGTAA
- a CDS encoding outer membrane beta-barrel protein, with protein MNTAKWTMGVALIALSASPAMAQTAIQTAFNYSGCCEEPSCGCDEPSCCAEPSCGCDDGCGEDCCDPCGCGSTCGGFDCCLLGDCCLGDPCTLSSHVLGDCACWDFGGWTELGYNSNNVRLSQNRGDVLAFGDTPDQLNLNQQWMWFEKVADGSCGLDWGFRFDVMYGTDASKTVAFGNDSARWDTSTGFQHGVYGWAMPQAYLELAAGDFSVIAGHFYTLIGYEVVTAPDNFFFTHSLTMFNSEPFTHTGVLGTYSGIDGVTVYGGWTLGWDTGFDQYNQNGASGSSFLGGFSADLMDDVAFTYICTAGDFGLRSDATTYGGAAGVVDGSAYSHSLVFDVTLSDNLNYVAQSDMVSVRNGVGHDQVGINQYLFYTLNDCVAVGGRMEWWKSDGESYSELTAGINYKAHANVIVRPEVRWDWAASDAGAQALGFADEGDYNSTSFNVDAILTF; from the coding sequence GTGAACACTGCGAAATGGACGATGGGCGTAGCCCTGATCGCCCTTAGCGCATCCCCGGCGATGGCGCAAACGGCGATTCAAACGGCGTTTAACTACAGCGGATGCTGTGAGGAACCGAGCTGCGGCTGCGACGAGCCGAGCTGCTGTGCGGAGCCGAGCTGCGGCTGCGACGACGGCTGCGGTGAGGACTGCTGCGACCCGTGCGGCTGCGGGAGCACCTGCGGCGGCTTCGACTGCTGCCTGCTGGGCGACTGCTGCCTGGGCGACCCCTGCACCCTCAGCTCCCACGTGCTGGGTGACTGTGCGTGCTGGGACTTCGGTGGCTGGACCGAGTTGGGCTACAACTCCAACAACGTCCGCCTGTCGCAGAACCGTGGCGACGTGCTCGCCTTCGGCGACACCCCGGACCAGCTGAACCTCAACCAGCAGTGGATGTGGTTCGAGAAGGTTGCCGACGGCTCGTGCGGCCTCGACTGGGGTTTCCGCTTCGACGTCATGTACGGCACCGACGCGTCGAAGACCGTTGCGTTCGGCAACGACAGCGCCCGCTGGGACACCTCGACCGGCTTCCAGCACGGCGTCTACGGCTGGGCCATGCCCCAGGCGTACCTCGAGTTGGCCGCGGGTGACTTCAGCGTCATCGCCGGTCACTTCTACACGCTGATTGGCTACGAAGTGGTTACCGCTCCGGATAACTTCTTCTTCACCCACTCGCTGACGATGTTCAACAGCGAGCCGTTCACCCACACCGGTGTGCTCGGAACCTACAGCGGCATCGACGGCGTCACCGTGTACGGTGGTTGGACCCTCGGCTGGGACACTGGCTTCGACCAGTACAACCAGAACGGCGCCTCGGGATCGAGCTTCCTGGGCGGCTTCAGTGCGGACCTGATGGACGACGTTGCCTTCACCTACATCTGCACCGCTGGCGACTTCGGCCTGCGGTCGGACGCCACCACCTACGGCGGCGCCGCGGGTGTGGTCGACGGCAGCGCCTACAGCCACAGCCTGGTGTTTGACGTCACGCTGAGCGACAACCTGAACTACGTCGCCCAGAGCGACATGGTCAGCGTCCGCAACGGCGTCGGTCACGACCAGGTTGGCATCAACCAGTACCTGTTCTACACCCTCAACGACTGCGTCGCCGTCGGCGGCCGCATGGAGTGGTGGAAGAGCGACGGCGAGAGCTACAGCGAGCTCACCGCGGGCATCAATTACAAGGCTCACGCCAACGTGATTGTCCGCCCCGAAGTCCGCTGGGACTGGGCCGCGTCGGACGCCGGCGCCCAGGCGCTGGGCTTCGCCGACGAGGGTGACTACAACAGCACCTCGTTCAACGTTGACGCCATCCTGACCTTCTAA